The Novosphingobium kaempferiae genome includes a window with the following:
- a CDS encoding TPM domain-containing protein — MATPKYLNEADHDRITAAVAEAELLSSGEIVTILADRSDGYTDVALAWAAFVGFLALGALALAPQFYMGLYDLLIADWGHEWTPRMILSLALGVVAIKFGAMLLLQLWQPLKFFLIPAPIRTRRVHDRAMRAYRIGAEKRTTGRTGILIYLSMREHRVEILADEAIASKVEPGVWADAINAMLAELRQGRTAEAMVAGVGKVGAILSLHVPRLPGDVNELPDRLIEV, encoded by the coding sequence ATGGCGACACCCAAGTATCTCAACGAGGCCGACCACGATCGCATCACCGCTGCCGTGGCGGAGGCCGAACTGCTCAGTTCGGGAGAGATCGTCACGATCCTGGCGGACCGTTCAGACGGCTACACCGACGTCGCGCTGGCGTGGGCGGCCTTCGTCGGGTTCCTCGCGCTCGGCGCGCTGGCACTCGCGCCTCAGTTCTACATGGGCCTCTACGACCTGCTGATCGCGGACTGGGGGCACGAGTGGACGCCGCGCATGATCCTCTCGCTCGCGCTCGGCGTGGTGGCGATCAAGTTCGGCGCGATGCTGCTGCTCCAGCTGTGGCAGCCGCTCAAGTTCTTCCTGATCCCCGCGCCGATCCGCACCCGCCGCGTCCATGACCGCGCCATGCGGGCCTATCGCATCGGCGCGGAGAAACGCACCACGGGGCGCACCGGCATCCTCATCTACCTCTCCATGCGCGAGCACCGCGTCGAGATCCTTGCGGACGAGGCCATCGCCAGCAAGGTGGAGCCCGGCGTCTGGGCCGATGCGATCAACGCCATGCTCGCCGAACTGCGGCAGGGCCGCACGGCGGAGGCCATGGTCGCGGGCGTCGGCAAGGTCGGCGCGATCCTCTCCCTCCACGTCCCCCGCCTGCCGGGCGACGTCAACGAACTTCCCGACAGGCTGATCGAAGTATGA
- the mmsB gene encoding 3-hydroxyisobutyrate dehydrogenase, whose protein sequence is MKIAFIGLGNMGGGMAANLVKAGHEVHAFDLSPDALTKAAENGCATYTAVPDAVADVDAVVTMLPNGGIVKAVYTADVIGKAPAGALFLDCSTIDLATAREVAELAVAAGYEMVDAPVSGGIAAANGGTLTFMVGGSEAAFEKAKVVLEPMAKAVILAGESGAGQVAKMCNNMLLAIHMIGTCEALALAEKAGLDPQKFYEISSKSTGYCWSLNDYTPAPGVGAASPADNGYTGGFASALMLKDLRLAMGGAETAGATVPLGEHATKIYEAFVEAGNGGKDFGAIFTTL, encoded by the coding sequence ATGAAGATCGCATTCATCGGCCTCGGCAACATGGGCGGCGGCATGGCCGCGAACCTCGTGAAGGCCGGGCACGAAGTCCACGCCTTCGACCTTTCGCCCGATGCGCTGACCAAGGCGGCGGAGAACGGCTGCGCGACCTACACCGCCGTGCCCGATGCGGTTGCGGACGTGGACGCGGTCGTCACCATGCTGCCCAACGGCGGCATCGTGAAGGCGGTCTACACCGCCGACGTGATCGGCAAGGCCCCGGCGGGCGCGCTGTTCCTCGACTGCTCGACGATCGACCTCGCCACCGCGCGCGAAGTGGCGGAACTGGCCGTGGCGGCGGGCTACGAGATGGTCGATGCGCCGGTGTCCGGCGGCATCGCGGCGGCCAACGGCGGCACCCTGACCTTCATGGTCGGCGGCTCCGAGGCTGCGTTCGAGAAGGCGAAGGTGGTGCTCGAACCGATGGCCAAGGCGGTCATCCTAGCGGGCGAGAGCGGTGCGGGGCAGGTCGCCAAGATGTGCAACAACATGCTGCTGGCGATCCACATGATCGGCACCTGCGAGGCGCTGGCGCTGGCCGAAAAGGCGGGCCTCGATCCGCAGAAGTTCTACGAGATCAGCTCCAAGTCCACCGGCTACTGCTGGTCGCTCAACGACTACACGCCCGCGCCCGGCGTCGGTGCGGCGAGCCCGGCGGACAACGGCTATACGGGCGGCTTCGCCTCGGCGCTGATGCTGAAGGACTTGCGCCTCGCGATGGGCGGCGCCGAGACGGCGGGCGCGACCGTGCCGCTGGGCGAGCACGCGACGAAGATCTACGAGGCTTTCGTCGAGGCCGGAAACGGCGGCAAGGACTTCGGCGCGATCTTCACGACGTTGTGA
- a CDS encoding aldehyde dehydrogenase family protein produces the protein MATAELIAETPVAAEVAELVARSRAAQAQIENATQEQVDRWIRGMVYAVCKPGMDEEIARETVEETQLGNYEGKFKKISIKTRATLYDIIDDKSVGIIDEIPERNIVKIAKPVGVIGALSPSTNPEATPVIKAISAVKGRNSIIICPHPRAKFVNAKICNLMRDALVKMGAPADLVIPIEQPSVEKTNEVMKQCDRILATGGTPMVKAAYSSGTPALGVGVGNAVITVDDTADLDDAAAKILLSKTLDNAASCSSDNAVILLDAIYDTMLEKLKAKGGFIIEGENKTKLQNAIWEDGEHINAKVVAQSAQFIADYAGFAIPEGTAFFIVPETGYGPDYKFSGEKMTVTMALYRAKDIDDAIRLTNAIQGYQGQGHSAGIYSQSDDNILKLAFGTKTSRVMVNQPQSASNSGNLWNGMRQTFSLGCGSWGGNATNNNVTWRDLINETWVSKPLAQHKVIPSDEALFGKDIIELVG, from the coding sequence ATGGCTACTGCCGAACTGATCGCCGAAACGCCCGTTGCCGCCGAAGTCGCCGAACTGGTCGCCCGCTCCCGCGCGGCGCAGGCGCAGATCGAGAACGCCACGCAGGAACAGGTCGACCGCTGGATTCGCGGCATGGTCTACGCCGTGTGCAAGCCCGGCATGGACGAGGAAATCGCCCGCGAGACCGTGGAAGAGACGCAGCTCGGCAACTACGAGGGCAAGTTCAAGAAGATCTCGATCAAGACCCGCGCCACGCTCTACGACATCATCGACGACAAGTCGGTGGGCATCATCGACGAGATTCCCGAGCGCAACATCGTCAAGATCGCGAAGCCCGTCGGCGTGATCGGCGCGCTCTCGCCCTCGACCAATCCCGAGGCGACCCCGGTCATCAAGGCGATCAGCGCGGTCAAGGGCCGCAACTCGATCATCATCTGCCCGCACCCGCGCGCCAAGTTCGTCAACGCCAAGATCTGCAACCTGATGCGCGACGCGCTGGTGAAGATGGGCGCGCCCGCCGACCTCGTGATCCCGATCGAGCAGCCCTCGGTCGAGAAGACCAACGAAGTCATGAAGCAGTGCGACCGCATCCTCGCCACCGGCGGCACGCCGATGGTGAAGGCGGCCTATTCCTCGGGCACCCCGGCGCTGGGCGTGGGCGTGGGCAACGCTGTCATCACCGTGGACGACACCGCCGACCTCGATGACGCCGCCGCCAAGATCCTGCTGTCGAAGACGCTCGACAACGCGGCCTCATGCTCGTCCGACAATGCGGTGATCCTGCTCGACGCGATCTACGACACCATGCTGGAGAAGCTGAAGGCCAAGGGCGGCTTCATCATCGAGGGCGAGAACAAGACCAAGCTGCAGAATGCGATCTGGGAAGACGGCGAGCACATCAACGCCAAGGTCGTCGCCCAGTCGGCGCAGTTCATCGCCGATTACGCGGGCTTCGCGATCCCCGAAGGCACTGCCTTCTTCATCGTGCCCGAAACCGGCTACGGACCGGACTACAAGTTCTCGGGCGAGAAGATGACCGTCACCATGGCGCTCTACCGCGCCAAGGACATCGACGACGCCATCCGCCTGACCAACGCCATCCAGGGCTATCAGGGACAGGGCCACTCGGCGGGCATCTACTCGCAGAGCGACGACAACATCCTCAAGCTGGCGTTCGGCACCAAGACCAGCCGCGTGATGGTGAACCAGCCGCAGTCGGCCTCGAACTCGGGCAACCTGTGGAACGGCATGCGCCAGACCTTCTCGCTGGGCTGCGGATCGTGGGGCGGCAACGCCACCAACAACAACGTGACGTGGCGCGATCTCATCAACGAGACCTGGGTGTCCAAGCCGCTCGCGCAGCACAAGGTCATCCCCTCGGACGAGGCGCTGTTCGGAAAGGACATCATCGAACTGGTGGGCTGA
- a CDS encoding acyl-CoA dehydrogenase family protein, which yields MTEQFGLTEDQLAIQETARKFTADRITPFAAEWDEKHHYPVDVWKAAGELGFGAIYVSEENGGIGLSRLDAALIMEAMSYGCPATSAYVSIHNMGAWMIDAFGDQQLKDRYLPELVTMEKIASYCLTEPGSGSDAAALKTTARLDGDAYVLNGTKQFISGGGVNDVYLVMARTGEHKSRGISCFVVDKDTPGVSFGAPEKKLGWNASPTAQVIFDNARVPVENRVGAEGDGFKFAMAGLDGGRLNIGACSLGGAQRCLDEAVQYAKDRKQFDQPIAEFQNTQFRLADMAAELEAARALLYLAAAKVSAGAPDKTRFSAMAKLIATDTGSSVVDRALQIFGGYGYLRDYPIERFWRDLRVHRILEGTNEVMRMIVGRDLLK from the coding sequence ATGACCGAACAGTTCGGACTCACCGAAGACCAACTCGCGATCCAGGAGACTGCGCGCAAGTTCACCGCCGACCGGATCACGCCCTTCGCGGCGGAGTGGGACGAGAAGCACCACTACCCGGTCGACGTGTGGAAGGCTGCGGGCGAACTGGGCTTCGGGGCGATCTACGTGTCCGAGGAAAACGGCGGCATCGGTCTGTCCCGCCTCGACGCGGCGCTCATCATGGAGGCCATGTCCTACGGCTGTCCCGCCACCAGCGCCTACGTCTCCATTCACAACATGGGCGCGTGGATGATCGATGCGTTCGGCGACCAGCAACTCAAGGACCGTTACCTGCCCGAACTGGTGACGATGGAGAAGATCGCCTCCTACTGCCTGACCGAGCCCGGCTCCGGTTCGGACGCGGCGGCGCTCAAGACGACCGCGCGGCTGGACGGCGATGCCTATGTTCTCAACGGCACCAAGCAGTTCATCTCGGGCGGCGGCGTCAACGACGTCTACCTCGTCATGGCCCGCACCGGGGAGCATAAGTCGCGCGGCATCTCCTGCTTCGTGGTGGACAAGGACACGCCGGGCGTCAGCTTCGGCGCGCCGGAGAAGAAGCTGGGCTGGAATGCCTCGCCCACCGCGCAGGTCATCTTCGACAACGCCCGCGTGCCGGTCGAGAACCGCGTCGGGGCCGAGGGCGACGGCTTCAAGTTCGCGATGGCGGGCCTCGACGGCGGCCGTCTGAACATCGGCGCCTGCTCGCTCGGCGGGGCGCAGCGCTGTCTCGACGAGGCGGTGCAGTACGCCAAGGACCGCAAGCAGTTCGACCAGCCCATCGCCGAGTTCCAGAACACCCAGTTCCGGCTGGCAGACATGGCCGCCGAACTGGAAGCGGCGCGCGCGCTGCTCTACCTCGCCGCCGCCAAGGTTTCCGCCGGGGCGCCCGACAAGACGCGGTTCTCCGCGATGGCCAAGCTGATCGCCACCGACACCGGATCTTCCGTGGTCGACCGGGCCTTGCAGATCTTCGGCGGCTACGGCTACCTGCGCGACTATCCGATCGAGCGCTTCTGGCGCGACCTGCGCGTCCATCGCATCCTCGAAGGCACCAACGAGGTCATGCGCATGATCGTCGGCCGCGACCTGCTGAAGTAA
- a CDS encoding NUDIX hydrolase, with product MTSALSDHHDADKPLETMWEGRFITAKRQGRWEYVSRSRGIRAAVILAVDPEDHVILVDQYRVPLGKRCIELPAGLVGDHDDNADEDASVAAARELEEETGYHAGRMETVGEFFSSPGMVSESFTLFRARDLVKVGDGGGVDSEDIVVHRVPLSGIAVAVAQWRAQGYAMDVKLLMLLGAGLLA from the coding sequence ATGACTTCTGCGCTTTCCGACCACCACGATGCCGACAAGCCGCTGGAAACGATGTGGGAGGGCCGCTTCATCACCGCCAAGCGGCAAGGCCGCTGGGAATACGTCAGCCGCTCGCGCGGGATCCGGGCGGCGGTGATCCTGGCGGTCGATCCGGAAGATCACGTCATCCTCGTCGACCAGTACCGCGTGCCGCTGGGCAAGCGGTGCATCGAACTGCCCGCCGGGCTCGTCGGCGACCATGACGACAACGCGGACGAGGACGCGTCCGTCGCCGCCGCGCGCGAGCTTGAGGAAGAGACCGGCTACCACGCGGGCCGCATGGAGACGGTGGGCGAGTTCTTCTCCTCCCCCGGCATGGTCAGCGAGAGCTTCACCCTGTTCCGCGCCCGCGATCTGGTGAAGGTCGGCGACGGCGGCGGCGTCGACAGCGAGGACATCGTGGTCCACCGCGTCCCGCTGTCGGGCATCGCCGTCGCCGTGGCGCAGTGGCGCGCGCAGGGTTACGCGATGGACGTGAAGCTGCTCATGCTGCTGGGAGCGGGCCTCCTCGCCTGA
- a CDS encoding enoyl-CoA hydratase-related protein, translating into MSTYEMILVEQKGGVTLITLNRPQALNALNSKVLAELIEAFAAFEADQSQGCAVITGSGEKAFAAGADIKEMSDKPSAEFYSEDFFAGWTSQIVKTTRKPWIAAVNGFALGGGCELAMMADFIIASENAKFGQPEIKLGVAPGMGGSQRLTRAVGKSKAMDMCLTGRMMDAAEAERSGLVSQVVPLASLLETAMKSAETIAAMPPLAATMNKEMVNLAFETTLDTGLVLERRMFQVLTATEDKVEGMAAFVEKRPGVWKGK; encoded by the coding sequence ATGAGCACCTACGAAATGATCCTGGTCGAGCAGAAGGGCGGCGTCACGCTCATCACGCTCAACCGTCCGCAGGCGCTCAACGCGCTGAACTCGAAGGTTCTGGCCGAGCTGATCGAGGCTTTCGCCGCGTTCGAGGCGGACCAGTCGCAGGGCTGCGCGGTGATCACCGGCTCGGGCGAAAAGGCTTTCGCGGCAGGCGCCGACATCAAGGAGATGTCCGACAAGCCGAGCGCGGAGTTCTATTCGGAGGACTTCTTCGCGGGCTGGACCAGCCAGATCGTCAAGACCACCCGCAAGCCGTGGATCGCGGCGGTCAACGGCTTCGCGCTGGGCGGCGGGTGCGAACTGGCGATGATGGCGGACTTCATCATCGCCTCCGAGAACGCCAAGTTCGGCCAGCCCGAGATCAAGCTGGGCGTCGCGCCCGGCATGGGTGGATCGCAGCGCCTGACCCGCGCGGTCGGCAAGTCTAAGGCCATGGACATGTGCCTGACCGGCCGCATGATGGACGCCGCCGAGGCCGAGCGCTCGGGCCTCGTCAGCCAGGTCGTGCCGCTCGCCAGCCTGCTGGAAACGGCGATGAAGTCGGCCGAGACGATCGCCGCGATGCCGCCGCTCGCCGCGACCATGAACAAGGAAATGGTCAACCTCGCCTTCGAGACCACGCTCGACACCGGCCTCGTGCTGGAGCGCCGCATGTTCCAGGTGCTCACCGCCACCGAGGACAAGGTCGAGGGCATGGCCGCCTTCGTCGAGAAGCGCCCCGGGGTGTGGAAGGGGAAGTAA
- a CDS encoding enoyl-CoA hydratase/isomerase family protein produces MTDEVLFRREGVAGIVSLNRPKAIHALTLDMCRAMIGQLTEWADDDAVKVVLIEHAEGRGFCSGGDINLLRQSALNDGGEAGRQFFFEEYRLNHQLFTYDKPIVAFMDGITMGGGVGISQPAKYRVATENTRYAMPETGIGLFPDVGGGWYLSRLDGRVGQFLALTGARFDGAECLWAGLATHHLPAEALADAKSRIAAGHEIGGVLAALSTKAPEPKVAANAGAIRRHFAFDTLEQVLASLEADANENGSEWAAKELATLRTKSPQACKVSLRQLEDSLTLETFAQNMAMEYRIGSRVLVLPDFAEGVRAVIVDKDQSPKWHPAAPEGVTEEMLDAIFAPLAPEEDWKPL; encoded by the coding sequence GTGACTGACGAAGTGCTGTTCCGGCGCGAAGGCGTCGCGGGGATCGTCTCGCTCAACCGCCCCAAGGCGATCCACGCGCTGACGCTGGACATGTGCCGGGCGATGATCGGCCAGCTCACCGAATGGGCTGACGACGATGCGGTGAAGGTCGTCCTGATCGAGCACGCCGAAGGGCGCGGCTTCTGTTCGGGCGGCGACATCAACCTGCTGCGCCAGTCCGCGCTGAATGACGGCGGCGAGGCGGGGCGGCAGTTCTTCTTCGAGGAATACCGCCTCAACCACCAGCTGTTCACTTATGACAAGCCGATCGTGGCCTTCATGGACGGCATCACGATGGGCGGCGGCGTCGGCATCTCGCAGCCCGCGAAGTACCGCGTGGCGACCGAGAACACCCGCTACGCCATGCCGGAGACGGGCATCGGCCTGTTCCCCGACGTCGGCGGCGGCTGGTATCTCTCGCGCCTCGACGGGCGCGTCGGCCAGTTCCTCGCGTTGACGGGCGCGCGGTTCGACGGGGCGGAATGCCTCTGGGCGGGCCTTGCGACGCACCACCTGCCCGCAGAGGCGCTGGCGGACGCCAAGAGCCGCATCGCGGCGGGCCACGAGATCGGCGGCGTGCTCGCCGCGCTCTCGACCAAGGCGCCCGAGCCGAAGGTCGCCGCCAACGCGGGCGCGATCCGCAGGCACTTCGCCTTCGACACGCTGGAGCAGGTGCTCGCCTCGCTGGAGGCGGATGCCAATGAAAATGGGAGCGAGTGGGCGGCGAAGGAACTCGCCACCCTGCGCACCAAGAGCCCGCAGGCGTGCAAGGTCTCGCTGCGCCAGCTGGAGGACTCGCTGACCCTCGAAACCTTCGCGCAGAACATGGCGATGGAATACCGCATCGGCAGCCGCGTGCTGGTCCTGCCGGACTTCGCCGAGGGCGTGCGCGCGGTCATCGTCGACAAGGACCAGAGCCCCAAGTGGCACCCCGCCGCGCCCGAGGGCGTCACCGAAGAGATGCTGGACGCGATCTTCGCGCCGCTTGCCCCTGAAGAGGACTGGAAGCCGCTATGA